A single genomic interval of Alligator mississippiensis isolate rAllMis1 chromosome 15, rAllMis1, whole genome shotgun sequence harbors:
- the LOC102572325 gene encoding interferon-induced protein with tetratricopeptide repeats 2 isoform X1: MQCQGQSQALAAQLSLDQDMGDRDGLRDRLQALQCHFTWDLDAPGQLEPEHILLRLAVEIQHTPHHNQATLLALRAFLCQRLGHYPDALQSLRDAEEQLRQDFPDGSPGRALLIYGNYAWVHYHMRSLHEATRYLDRTQAALLAPLSTALTAEISAQKGWSLLAVGFRHGERARQCFKEALVQDPGSKELRAGLALALYAAWTHCPNPELKMEATRQMEEVVQQQPENRRAKVHLARLVQDQDQQRAEALIAEAVESSSDPEVIRLASFYFLKKNAERSTEMLKEAISLDPDYHLLYHALARSYREQWKTAEGQRKEELLQAAIKALKKEVALYSGGVLSRLLLAELYGEKDPWREEQMYLKLEQEAPGFSLQCRQALCLYFGRFLIYKRRDLKEAAKKLQAGYAIPIETQERRECRWRLEVIVHKLQQFNQHEKAVAITHFLQEADGGKLAEGVGAAGQGHE; the protein is encoded by the exons ATGCAGTGCCAGGGGCAGAGTCAGGCgcttgctgcccagctgagcttgGACCAGGACATGGG ggaccgggacggTCTGCGGGACAGGCTGCAGGCGCTGCAGTGCCACTTTACCTGGGACCTGGATGCCCCTGGCCAGCTCGAACCTGAGCACATCCTGTTGCGGCTGGCCGTGGAGATCCAGCACACGCCCCACCACAACCAGGCCACGCTCCTGGCCCTGCGGGCGTTCCTCTGCCAGAGGCTGGGCCACTACCCAGATGCCCTGCAGAGCCTCCGGGATGCTGAAGAGCAGCTGAGACAGGATTTCCCAGACGGGTCCCCTGGGCGGGCCCTGCTGATCTATGGCAACTACGCCTGGGTGCACTACCACATGCGCTCCCTCCATGAGGCCACGCGCTACCTGGACCGCACCCAGGCGGCCCTCCTAGCCCCTCTGAGCACAGCTCTGACTGCTGAGATCTCCGCCCAGAAAGGCTGGTCTCTCCTGGCTGTTGGATTTCGTCATGGGGAGCGGGCCAGGCAGTGCTTCAAAGAGGCCCTAGTGCAGGAcccaggcagcaaggagctccgCGCTGGGCTGGCCTTGGCCCTCTATGCTGCTTGGACCCACTGCCCAAATCCTGAGCTGAAGATGGAAGCAACAAGACAGATGGAAGAGgttgtgcagcagcagccagagaaccGCAGGGCCAAGGTGCATTTGGCCAGGCTGGTTCAAGATCAGGATCAGCAGAGGGCAGAGGCGCTGATTGCAGAggctgtggagagcagctctgacCCTGAAGTCATTCGTCTGGCATCCTTCTacttcctgaaaaaaaatgcagagcgGTCCACAGAGATGCTGAAAGAAGCAATTTCTCTGGACCCTGATTACCACCTCCTCTACCACGCCTTGGCCAGGTCTTACCGGGAGCAATggaagacagcagaggggcagaggaaggaggagctgctgcaggctgcgaTCAAGGCCCTGAAGAAAGAAGTCGCTCTCTATTCAGGTGGtgtgctctccaggctgctgctggctgaGCTGTATGGAGAGAAAGATCCATGGCGGGAGGAGCAGATGTACCTGAAGCTGGAGCAGGAGGCACCCGGGTTTAGTCTGCAGTGCCGCCAGGCTCTGTGCCTATACTTCGGGAGGTTCCTCATTTACAAGAGGAGGGACCTGAAGGAAGCAGCCAAAAAGCTGCAGGCTGGCTACGCCATCCCCATCGAGACACAGGAGAGGCGGGAATGCCGCTGGCGCCTGGAGGTGATAGTTCACAAGCTCCAACAGTTTAACCAGCATGAGAAGGCAGTGGCCATCACCCACTTCCTGCAGGAAGCTGACGGTGGGAAGCTGGCTGAGGGGGTCGGCGCTGCGGGGCAGGGGCACGAGTGA
- the LOC102572325 gene encoding interferon-induced protein with tetratricopeptide repeats 2 isoform X2 produces MQCQGQSQALAAQLSLDQDMGDRDGLRDRLQALQCHFTWDLDAPGQLEPEHILLRLAVEIQHTPHHNQATLLALRAFLCQRLGHYPDALQSLRDAEEQLRQDFPDGSPGRALLIYGNYAWVHYHMRSLHEATRYLDRTQAALLAPLSTALTAEISAQKGWSLLAVGFRHGERARQCFKEALVQDPGSKELRAGLALALYAAWTHCPNPELKMEATRQMEEVVQQQPENRRAKVHLARLVQDQDQQRAEALIAEAVESSSDPEVIRLASFYFLKKNAERSTEMLKEAISLDPDYHLLYHALARSYREQWKTAEGQRKEELLQAAIKALKKEVALYSGGVLSRLLLAELYGEKDPWREEQMYLKLEQEAPGFSLQCRQALCLYFGRFLIYKRRDLKEAAKKLQAGYAIPIETQERRECRWRLEEMLSIPPVSDFLDLQQPFLLSAGRSPIPPYPL; encoded by the exons ATGCAGTGCCAGGGGCAGAGTCAGGCgcttgctgcccagctgagcttgGACCAGGACATGGG ggaccgggacggTCTGCGGGACAGGCTGCAGGCGCTGCAGTGCCACTTTACCTGGGACCTGGATGCCCCTGGCCAGCTCGAACCTGAGCACATCCTGTTGCGGCTGGCCGTGGAGATCCAGCACACGCCCCACCACAACCAGGCCACGCTCCTGGCCCTGCGGGCGTTCCTCTGCCAGAGGCTGGGCCACTACCCAGATGCCCTGCAGAGCCTCCGGGATGCTGAAGAGCAGCTGAGACAGGATTTCCCAGACGGGTCCCCTGGGCGGGCCCTGCTGATCTATGGCAACTACGCCTGGGTGCACTACCACATGCGCTCCCTCCATGAGGCCACGCGCTACCTGGACCGCACCCAGGCGGCCCTCCTAGCCCCTCTGAGCACAGCTCTGACTGCTGAGATCTCCGCCCAGAAAGGCTGGTCTCTCCTGGCTGTTGGATTTCGTCATGGGGAGCGGGCCAGGCAGTGCTTCAAAGAGGCCCTAGTGCAGGAcccaggcagcaaggagctccgCGCTGGGCTGGCCTTGGCCCTCTATGCTGCTTGGACCCACTGCCCAAATCCTGAGCTGAAGATGGAAGCAACAAGACAGATGGAAGAGgttgtgcagcagcagccagagaaccGCAGGGCCAAGGTGCATTTGGCCAGGCTGGTTCAAGATCAGGATCAGCAGAGGGCAGAGGCGCTGATTGCAGAggctgtggagagcagctctgacCCTGAAGTCATTCGTCTGGCATCCTTCTacttcctgaaaaaaaatgcagagcgGTCCACAGAGATGCTGAAAGAAGCAATTTCTCTGGACCCTGATTACCACCTCCTCTACCACGCCTTGGCCAGGTCTTACCGGGAGCAATggaagacagcagaggggcagaggaaggaggagctgctgcaggctgcgaTCAAGGCCCTGAAGAAAGAAGTCGCTCTCTATTCAGGTGGtgtgctctccaggctgctgctggctgaGCTGTATGGAGAGAAAGATCCATGGCGGGAGGAGCAGATGTACCTGAAGCTGGAGCAGGAGGCACCCGGGTTTAGTCTGCAGTGCCGCCAGGCTCTGTGCCTATACTTCGGGAGGTTCCTCATTTACAAGAGGAGGGACCTGAAGGAAGCAGCCAAAAAGCTGCAGGCTGGCTACGCCATCCCCATCGAGACACAGGAGAGGCGGGAATGCCGCTGGCGCCTGGAG GAAATGCTCTCCATCCCTCCAGTTTCAGACTTTCTAGACCTCCAGCAACCTTTTCTGTTGTCTGCTGGACGCTCTCCAATCCCTCCATATCCTCTTTGA